Proteins from a genomic interval of Zingiber officinale cultivar Zhangliang chromosome 1B, Zo_v1.1, whole genome shotgun sequence:
- the LOC121991815 gene encoding filament-like plant protein yields the protein MNPGETESSGSLFSTEYLDKQEVARESLVGSSTNLAQLSNDPNNNLQVDGIAKHLAEKLSASLESICAKEELVKQHAKVAEEALLGWETSKKEVISIKQQLKDAIQMNTSLEERLGHVDDALKECVRQLRQSREEQEERIQEAIIKKASEWKSQKSRLETCLTELQSQLEAKTKTDSLLIHELCLKIEILEKENASLKCELVSLNEDFDTRTLDMELSIRAAETSSKQHLESIKKVRKLEAECRSLRARTPKSSLLNDSRLICNSLYGESLTDSQSDSAEKLFSLDNELSIPDSWASALISELDQFRNENQTIKNINSPVEIDLMDDFLEMERFAALTEADYGSSSLEHEADIDLGNLRQISSSKIAMLEEKIEKMTDEKEVLKTTLAEANSQLEISCNQCVVVENELAELHGQLSLVSGEKNTLEIKLEILEANRKRMELEHEAAYKEIMNLKHRVELLEGEVEVEEPLIAKLASRCQNAEPVDLEQKENELENKYAYWESTKSEKINLLEEDEEKRIPNGSACIYLNMDTFDSKKKELNWQVESKTFEPSKLHERFDPTERKSEVFGAQLAANHPITKVINAMADLPYGEVREDTSLSGDCEFDADLPEAKKIELVVQLELEQMEVQTLQEKVHILDKQMEGEKELAGEFESRCYTLEDELSRKRQDDLQLFANSN from the exons ATGAACCCTGGCGAGACGGAGAGCTCCGGATCGTTGTTTTCCACTGAGTACTTGGATAAACAG GAGGTAGCAAGGGAATCTCTAGTTGGTTCTTCAACAAACCTTGCCCAATTGTCAAATGATCCAAACAATAATTTACAAGTAGATGGAATTGCAAAGCACCTCGCCGAGAAACTATCTGCTTCTCTTGAAAGTATATGTGCTAAAGAGGAATTGGTCAAGCAGCATGCAAAAGTTGCTGAAGAAGCCCTTTTAG GGTGGGAGACGTCCAAAAAGGAAGTAATATCTATAAAGCAGCAGCTCAAAGATGCAATACAGATGAACACTTCCCTTGAGGAAAGACTTGGCCATGTTGATGATGCCCTCAAAGAATGTGTCAGGCAACTTCGGCAATCAAGGGAAGAACAAGAGGAAAGAATCCAGGAGGCCATCATCAAGAAAGCCTCTGAATGGAAGTCACAGAAATCTCGACTTGAAACCTGTCTAACTGAGCTCCAATCTCAGCTGGAAGCTAAAACAAAGACTGACTCCCTGCTCATTCATGAGCTTTGCTTAAAAATTGAGATTCTTGAGAAAGAAAATGCTTCATTGAAATGTGAATTGGTTTCTTTAAATGAGGATTTCGATACCCGAACACTAGATATGGAACTCAGTATCAGAGCTGCAGAAACGTCTAGTAAACAGCATTTGGAGAGCATTAAAAAGGTGAGAAAGCTTGAAGCTGAATGCAGAAGCTTGCGTGCTAGGACACCTAAATCATCATTGCTTAATGATTCCAGGCTCATCTGTAATTCCTTGTATGGAGAGTCTCTTACAGATAGCCAGTCTGATAGTGCTGAAAAATTGTTTAGTCTGGACAATGAGCTAAGCATTCCAGATTCATGGGCGTCCGCTTTAATTTCTGAGCTCGATCAGTTCAGAAATGAAAATCAAACTATCAAAAATATTAATAGCCCAGTGGAAATTGACCTGATGGATGACTTCCTTGAGATGGAGAGGTTTGCTGCATTAACTGAAGCTGACTATGGAAGTTCTAGTTTGGAGCATGAAGCTGATATAGATCTTGGGAATCTAAGACAGATATCTTCTAGTAAGATAGCCATGCTGGAAGAGAAGATTGAGAAAATGACAGATGAAAAAGAAGTACTAAAGACGACTTTAGCTGAAGCCAACAGCCAGCTAGAAATTTCTTGCAATCAGTGTGTAGTAGTCGAGAATGAATTGGCTGAATTACACGGGCAACTCAGTTTAGTTAGTGGTGAGAAGAACACTCTAGAGATAAAACTAGAAATATTAGAGGCGAATCGAAAGAGGATGGAACTTGAGCATGAAGCTGCATACAAGGAAATCATGAATTTAAAACATAGAGTAGAATTATTAGAAGGAGAAGTTGAGGTAGAAGAGCCATTAATTGCAAAACTCGCCAGCAGATGTCAGAATGCTGAACCAGTGGACTTGGAACAGAAGGAAAATGAACTTGAGAATAAATATGCATACTGGGAAAGTACCAAGTCAGAGAAGATTAATTTgttagaagaagatgaagagaagagaATACCTAATGGGAGTGCATGTATATATCTGAACATGGATACCTTTGActcaaagaaaaaggaattgAATTGGCAGGTTGAATCAAAAACCTTTGAACCTTCAAAACTACATGAGAGGTTTGATCCAACTGAAAGGAAATCTGAGGTGTTTGGTGCACAGCTTGCAGCAAATCATCCAATTACCAAAGTCATTAATGCAATGGCAGATTTACCatatggagaagttagagaggaTACCTCATTGTCTGGAGATTGTGAGTTTGATGCAGATCTTCCAGAGGCTAAGAAAATAGAACTAGTTGTGCAACTGGAGTTAGAACAGATGGAAGTACAGACCCTGCAAGAGAAGGTGCATATTCTGGATAAACAAATGGAGGGTGAGAAGGAATTGGCTGGTGAATTTGAATCAAGGTGTTATACACTGGAAGATGAATTATCTAGGAAAAGGCAAGATGATTTGCAGCTGTTTGCAAACTCAAATTAA
- the LOC121991821 gene encoding V-type proton ATPase 16 kDa proteolipid subunit encodes MSSFSGDETAPFFGFLGAAAALVFSCMGAAYGTAKSGVGVASMGVMRPELVMKSIVPVVMAGVLGIYGLIIAVIISTGINPKAKSYYLFDGYAHLSSGLACGLAGLSAGMAIGIVGDAGVRANAQQPKLFVGMILILIFAEALALYGLIVGIILSSRAGQSRAD; translated from the exons ATGTCTAGCTTCAGCGGCGACGAAACTGCCCCTTTCTTCGGATTCCTCGGCGCGGCCGCAGCCCTCGTCTTCTCCT GCATGGGGGCGGCGTACGGCACGGCGAAGAGCGGCGTCGGGGTGGCGTCCATGGGTGTGATGCGGCCGGAGCTCGTGATGAAGTCGATAGTTCCCGTTGTCATGGCCGGAGTTCTGGGGATTTACGGTCTCATCATTGCGGTGATCATAAGCACCGGGATCAACCCCAAGGCCAAGTCGTACTACCTTTTTGATGGGTATGCCCATCTCTCTTCTGGCTTGGCTTGTGGTCTTGCAGGACTTTCAGCTGGTATGGCCATTGGCATCGTGGGAGATGCTGGAGTCAG AGCCAACGCCCAGCAGCCGAAGTTGTTCGTAGGTATGATTCTCATACTCATCTTCGCAGAAGCTCTCGCCCTTTACGGCCTCATTGTCGGCATCATCCTTTCTTCTCGGGCTGGCCAATCTCGAGCAGACTAA